The region atatatatatctcaGAATATACAATgtcaaatttaatatttttattaaaattatataaaatattcatattaagTAATACCATccaaatgaataataaattacatattaatcacaaaaataatacacatataaccaatttattgaaaaggatatcaatttattattatatgaaaccaaaaaatgaagtaCGCTTAATAAGTAACGCTTTATTTTGTCGTATTAATTTAGCAGGTGGCAAGACACCTTTTATATTGAAACAATACAATATTTgacttttataaataataattaaagacaaagaaatattataattcaGTTATAATAGATAATTCCATCACatagaaaatttattttatgttttattgtaaatatggaaaaagCCTTAAATTGGTTcccatttataaaaattaaatatattaatggacaaatttactatttagtattctttaattttatacattttttaattcgattttaaatataagttaattaaatttataattctaTGAAATCGCGGtttcttttataaacaaaaaaaatcaacaaaaaaaataaattaataaatggtgCAGGATCTGCCTGCATAAtcttgtatatatttaataatggaTCTTTTTTTCCCCCAACTGAATTTATAACCGGTTTTATGTGTTTGATCCTATCATTTGaacttataattatttttgtctttCTGTTTCCATCAACTAATTTTATAACTCTcttcatgttttttttttccgaTTTTTTTGATGATCCAAACGATAAAcactaaaataaaaatataggggaatatatatttttttacaataataaaaattctttAAAAGTGTTGTATTtagtaattatattattatttaccttatatgcaattaataaaataatgggTATTAAAATAAGTGTAACTGAAATTCCAGTTAAACTACACTGTTTAGATGTGCAACACACTAATGTggtattaataaattttattttaggTTTACAATCCTCTGATCCATTCCACGTAGTTGGAATTATATTCCAAGGTGTTCTCAAAATGGGTTCAGGACTTGGTGATTTTACCAATTGATCATTTGTTTTCTGATTATGTGGATCGATTTGTGTGGGTTGCTGCGTGATAGATTGTGTTTGGGGAGAtggttgtttttttttcggtGAAGTTGGTGTTGGATTTGGTACTGGATCTTTTGGAGGAGTTGATGGCGGTGGATTTATTGATGGGTCTTTTGGTGCATTACCAAGGTTTCTGTTTTCGTCACTCTGACCTCCTTCATTACCACTTCTGTCCCCTGTATTTTCTTTACCGCTATCTGGAGTATTtgatccatttttattatctgaGTCTCCTGTTTGAGATTTGGGTAATGAAGGATTATTTTCTAAAGATGATGGGCCTGTTGGTAATGAATCTGCTGGTTGTGGCTGTGTTGATGGTACTGGTGGTGCTGGTGGTAAGGTTGCTGTTCCTGGTGATGGTGTTGGCTGTAGTGGTGGTTTCACTGGGGGGGATTCTGGTGGTTTATGTGGTTGTTGTCCTTGCAGCCCTTGTTGTGGTTGTCCAGGTTCTGATTGTGGTGGCGATGGTGATGTACCTGGTGATTCTGGTGTACCTGTTCCAGATGATGCAGGTGATGGATCCACGGAAGGTTTTGTTTGAACATCTGTTTTATCAGATGATTTTCCTTGACCACCTAGCCCACTACCTTCTCCATTAACTCCCTTACCTGGATCTTCTTTTCCCCCATCTGGTCCACCACTTGAACCTCCTTTTCCACCAGATGCACCCCCTAGACTTCCTGTTCCTTTAGATGATTCTGGCTGCATATTGTTTGAACCTCCCGATCCATCACCGGATTCACCACTTTTACTTCcttgttcattttttccatcGCCTATACCTTCTTGACTATCTTTAACTGATTGATCATCTAATCTAACACCTGCACCCCCAGATCCATTGATTCCACTACCTTGTCCACCATCTGGAACATTAACTGAATCTCCTGTATCACTATTTAAACTTTTTTGATCACCATCTTTGTCTACTGGAGTGTCTGAACCTCCATGACTACCTAATCCactatttatatctttttttccAACATCTGTACTCCCAGATCCATCACCTGATCCGACCGACGATCCTCCTTGTCTACCTTGTGTAACAACAGACCCACTACTTGCGCCTCCTTTTCCATCACCTGGACCTCCTGGCCCATTTTCATGAATTTCCCCTGTTTTAGGTGTTTGTAATGAACTTCCATCTTGTGATGGCGGTGCTGGTGGTACTGCTGGTAATGGGTTTGTTTGTTTTGGGTCTGGTTGTTTCACTGGTCCTGGTTGTTTTTCTGTATCTGATGATTGTGATGTACTTGCTCCCGATGGCGCAGGTACTGGATTCTGGGAATCTTTTGTTTGACTACCTGAACTTCCTTGACTTCCTTCTTTGGAACCTGCCGAGGAGTTATCCACCTGGTTTGGTTTTCCCTCTGGACTTTCTGGCCTACTGGCTCCACCTTCTGCTACATTGGATCCTCCATCTTTGCTTCCCTTAGTACTACCTGAATCCTGTGTTCCACTTTGATGATGTGTTTCCGATTTTTGAGGTGTTTGTGGTGTTGATGATACTGGTGGCGGCTCGACTCTTTTTGGTGGTGATGGTTGTTGTACTGTTGATGTTGGTGTACTTGTTCCAGATGATCCCGATGGTAAAACGTTTGATGGTTGTTGTGGTTGTTGCCCTTGTTTTGGTGACGGTCCTGATTGTGATGGTGGTATACCTGCACCATCTGAAGCAGGTGCTGAATTCCCGGAACCTTTTGTTTGATTACCTGATCTACTATTTGTACCTCCAGCTCCATCACCTGGACTTCCTTGATCACTACCTGAACCAGTTTCTGAATCTTCTGATCCAT is a window of Plasmodium vinckei vinckei genome assembly, chromosome: PVVCY_14 DNA encoding:
- a CDS encoding PIR protein CIR protein; protein product: MKNYKRMCKLLLEGDSYFNDENVDTQKFNKNTKAKGYCSSDGCKTNEDRINSLTVYIYKEFKDSISRKERYNNYDEYLLMWISDKLFKIDYESKGDNKKKGFVYLITLNQAYEKYLEKYKAKLDYWVLLNMKQGLKEANLKYMSEFYKLLSHICKTITYYETKGVESSEFSKNSIGCNRQYKTLYNNIPKCNSYLYLLNKLKGIYDDFRNYAIKRNSSNNGLKTKLQTLTTEDGKVMKAARSFKTYDFSDSQCKLPKKKKKIDSSKKAEPPGPQSSSQAPSSENKGNMEGTKQSGQKNGSDISTGTDAGTGNPGSVSGGGQDSKVGDSGSGTGGASGGSDSDSGNQGGDTGGDKGSQNGSEDSETGSGSDQGSPGDGAGGTNSRSGNQTKGSGNSAPASDGAGIPPSQSGPSPKQGQQPQQPSNVLPSGSSGTSTPTSTVQQPSPPKRVEPPPVSSTPQTPQKSETHHQSGTQDSGSTKGSKDGGSNVAEGGASRPESPEGKPNQVDNSSAGSKEGSQGSSGSQTKDSQNPVPAPSGASTSQSSDTEKQPGPVKQPDPKQTNPLPAVPPAPPSQDGSSLQTPKTGEIHENGPGGPGDGKGGASSGSVVTQGRQGGSSVGSGDGSGSTDVGKKDINSGLGSHGGSDTPVDKDGDQKSLNSDTGDSVNVPDGGQGSGINGSGGAGVRLDDQSVKDSQEGIGDGKNEQGSKSGESGDGSGGSNNMQPESSKGTGSLGGASGGKGGSSGGPDGGKEDPGKGVNGEGSGLGGQGKSSDKTDVQTKPSVDPSPASSGTGTPESPGTSPSPPQSEPGQPQQGLQGQQPHKPPESPPVKPPLQPTPSPGTATLPPAPPVPSTQPQPADSLPTGPSSLENNPSLPKSQTGDSDNKNGSNTPDSGKENTGDRSGNEGGQSDENRNLGNAPKDPSINPPPSTPPKDPVPNPTPTSPKKKQPSPQTQSITQQPTQIDPHNQKTNDQLVKSPSPEPILRTPWNIIPTTWNGSEDCKPKIKFINTTLVCCTSKQCSLTGISVTLILIPIILLIAYKCLSFGSSKKSEKKNMKRVIKLVDGNRKTKIIISSNDRIKHIKPVINSVGGKKDPLLNIYKIMQADPAPFINLFFLLIFFVYKRNRDFIEL